In Methanosarcina barkeri MS, a single window of DNA contains:
- the map gene encoding type II methionyl aminopeptidase: protein MTDNVHNKQDILEKYREAGKILKTVRTEAVEMVKVGNSLLQVADFIENRTIELGGRPAFPCNISRNQEAAHATPKIGDTDVFGKDMVKLDLGVHVDGYVADSAVTVDLSGNSDIKKAAEEALAAAIELAKPGVSTGELGASIEDSIRSNGLNPIINLTGHGLSQYEAHDDPSVPNRHVEGGAILKEGDVLAIEPFATDGVGTVHDGNWAEIYSLIRKKPVRLPAVRNVLKQVEEYRELPFAKRWLKSDKLDFVLLQLEKTGIIRPYPVLLESSGGLVAQAEHTIIVTQDGCEITTK from the coding sequence ATGACCGATAATGTGCACAATAAGCAAGATATCCTTGAGAAATACAGGGAAGCAGGCAAGATCCTGAAAACTGTCAGAACCGAAGCCGTAGAAATGGTCAAGGTAGGGAATAGTCTGCTTCAAGTTGCAGATTTTATTGAAAACCGGACTATAGAGCTGGGAGGCAGGCCTGCTTTTCCCTGCAATATTTCAAGGAATCAAGAGGCTGCACATGCAACCCCAAAGATCGGAGATACTGACGTTTTTGGAAAGGATATGGTTAAGCTGGACCTCGGGGTCCATGTGGACGGATATGTTGCAGACTCGGCTGTAACTGTTGACTTATCCGGAAACTCCGACATCAAGAAAGCCGCCGAAGAAGCTCTCGCCGCAGCCATTGAACTTGCAAAGCCAGGAGTTTCTACAGGAGAATTAGGAGCTTCAATTGAGGACAGCATTCGCAGTAACGGACTAAACCCGATAATAAACCTGACAGGCCACGGGCTTTCTCAGTACGAAGCCCACGATGATCCTTCTGTTCCTAACCGACATGTGGAAGGAGGAGCAATTTTAAAAGAAGGAGATGTGCTTGCAATCGAGCCCTTTGCAACGGATGGAGTCGGTACTGTCCATGATGGGAACTGGGCCGAGATATACAGCCTTATAAGGAAAAAACCGGTCCGTTTGCCTGCAGTCCGGAATGTCCTGAAACAGGTTGAAGAATATAGGGAATTGCCTTTTGCAAAACGCTGGCTCAAATCCGACAAACTGGATTTCGTATTACTCCAGCTCGAAAAAACAGGAATTATTCGCCCTTATCCTGTACTTCTCGAAAGTTCAGGAGGGCTTGTAGCCCAGGCAGAACACACCATAATAGTAACCCAGGATGGCTGCGAAATTACAACAAAGTAA
- a CDS encoding M24 family metallopeptidase, with protein MTEPEFSIKKALEEAGTDAYLMTGDLHNSDIYYVTRFLASDDFAYLQTDEGKEILFISDMEKGRAEIESRVSTIKTLQDLGYREKMKEKKDSSIAYAACISELLAGEGIKKVAVPYDFPIFESNFLTEAGFSVVPIKSPFRKIRSLKSPEEIESIKYAQMAGEKAMEAAIALISGAEERDGFLYHAGEVLTGAKVLSVIDHTLLDYGCEAEETIVSCGKDTANPHGTTDGPLRANAPVILDIFPRSKTKRYFADMTRTVLHGKASEELKKMYETVLAAQKKGFEMVKPGVKASDVHNAVCDFFEAHGYDTYRSGAKVGFIHSTGHGVGLDIHELPGVGENGTLLEAGNVITLEPGLYYPEIGGIRIEDMVLVTENGYQNFTGLEKRFVV; from the coding sequence ATGACCGAACCAGAGTTCAGTATAAAGAAGGCCCTTGAAGAGGCAGGAACCGATGCCTATCTTATGACAGGGGACCTTCACAATTCAGATATTTATTACGTAACCCGCTTCCTGGCTTCCGACGATTTTGCATACCTGCAAACCGACGAAGGAAAAGAGATACTTTTTATTTCGGATATGGAAAAAGGGAGAGCCGAGATCGAGTCAAGGGTTTCGACAATAAAGACATTGCAGGACCTGGGCTACAGAGAGAAGATGAAGGAGAAAAAAGATTCATCTATTGCCTATGCAGCCTGCATATCCGAGCTGCTTGCAGGAGAAGGGATTAAGAAAGTCGCAGTGCCTTACGATTTCCCGATATTCGAATCAAACTTCCTCACAGAAGCGGGCTTTTCCGTAGTCCCAATAAAAAGCCCGTTCCGAAAAATCAGGAGCTTGAAAAGTCCGGAAGAAATTGAATCCATAAAGTACGCCCAGATGGCCGGAGAAAAAGCTATGGAAGCTGCAATAGCCTTGATATCAGGAGCAGAAGAAAGGGATGGCTTCCTCTATCACGCAGGAGAGGTACTAACAGGAGCTAAAGTACTTTCGGTTATAGATCATACCCTTCTTGATTATGGGTGCGAAGCCGAGGAGACAATAGTTTCATGCGGCAAGGATACGGCAAACCCTCATGGAACTACGGACGGACCTCTGAGAGCAAATGCCCCAGTTATCTTGGATATTTTTCCGCGGAGCAAAACGAAACGCTATTTTGCGGATATGACGCGCACAGTCTTGCACGGAAAAGCTTCGGAAGAGCTTAAAAAGATGTACGAAACTGTACTTGCAGCCCAGAAAAAAGGCTTTGAAATGGTTAAGCCCGGAGTAAAGGCATCCGATGTGCATAACGCTGTCTGCGATTTCTTTGAGGCACACGGTTATGATACCTACCGAAGTGGTGCAAAGGTAGGGTTTATTCACTCAACAGGACATGGAGTAGGGCTTGACATACATGAACTCCCAGGAGTCGGAGAAAACGGGACCTTACTTGAGGCAGGCAATGTAATCACTCTTGAGCCTGGCCTGTATTATCCTGAAATTGGAGGAATACGAATAGAAGATATGGTCCTGGTCACTGAAAATGGATATCAGAACTTTACAGGGCTGGAAAAGAGATTTGTAGTATAA